One stretch of Glycine soja cultivar W05 chromosome 7, ASM419377v2, whole genome shotgun sequence DNA includes these proteins:
- the LOC114419415 gene encoding beta-ureidopropionase — translation MEKPQNGEEKEETTASFCGYDSLHRLLKDNLNPHHFQEVSRLLTGLNCGKALEAVSLPESATSLSAEHGFDIQAFSFCADKELLREPRIVRVGLIQNSIVLPTTAHFADQKKAIFEKLKPIIEAAGSSGVNVLCLQEAWMMPFAFCTREKRWCEFAEPVDGESTKFLQSFALKYNMVIVSPILERDINHGEVIWNTAVVIGNHGNIIGKHRKNHIPRVGDFNESTYYMEGNTGHPVFETAFGKIAINICYGRHHPLNWLAFGLNGAEIVFNPSATVGELSEPMWPIEARNAAIANSYFVASINRVGTETFPNQFTSGDGKPAHADFGHFYGSSYVSAPDASCTPSLSRNRDGLLVTDMDLNLCRQVKDKWGFRMTSRYELYADTLARYVKPDFEPQVTSDPLLHRKSL, via the exons ATGGAGAAGCCACAAAACggagaagaaaaggaagaaaccaCGGCCTCTTTCTGCGGTTACGATTCTCTTCACCGTCTTCTCAAGGATAATCTTAACCCCCATCACTTCCAG GAAGTCAGCCGTTTGCTTACTGGGCTTAATTGTGGAAAAGCACTTGAAGCAGTTTCTCTCCCAGAATCTGCAACTTCCCTCTCTGCGGAACATGGTTTTGACATCCAG GCCTTTTCCTTTTGTGCTGACAAGGAACTATTAAGAGAACCTCGGATAGTGAGAGTTGGTTTGATTCAGAACTCTATTGTCCTTCCAACCACTGCTCATTTTGCGGACCAAAAGAAGGCTATCTTTGAGAAACTAAAGCCAATAATTGAAGCTGCTGGTTCTTCTGGAGTCAACGTATTATGCTTGCAA GAAGCATGGATGATGCCATTTGCCTTCTGCACAAGAGAGAAGAGATGGTGTGAATTTGCTGAACCTGTTGATGGGGAATCAACAAAATTTTTGCAAAGCTTTGCACTGAAATATAACATGGTGATTGTAAGTCCAATTCTTGAAAGGGATATTAACCATGGAGAGGTTATATGGAACACTGCCGTTGTAATTGGAAATCATGGCAATATAATTGGGAAACACAGGAAG AACCATATACCAAGAGTTGGAGACTTCAATGAGAGCACATATTATATGGAAGGAAACACCGGCCACCCTGTATTTGAAACAGCATTTGGAAAAATTGCCATTAATATATGTTATGGTAGGCACCATCCTTTAAATTGGTTAGCCTTTGGCTTGAATGGTGCAGAGATTGTTTTCAACCCTTCTGCCACTGTTGGTGAACTAAGTGAACCAATGTGGCCAATAGAG GCACGTAATGCTGCAATAGCTAATAGTTACTTTGTTGCTTCAATCAACCGTGTTGGAACTGAGACATTCCCCAATCAATTTACTTCTGGCGATGGAAAGCCGGCACATGCAGATTTCGGGCACTTCTATGGATCCAGTTATGTTTCAGCACCTGATGCATCGTGCACGCCATCTCTATCCCGCAATAGGGACGGCTTGTTAGTAACAGACATGGATCTTAACCTGTGCAGGCAGGTGAAAGACAAGTGGGGTTTCAGAATGACTTCACGGTACGAGTTATATGCCGACACACTCGCCCGCTATGTGAAACCAGACTTTGAGCCACAAGTCACCAGTGACCCCTTGTTGCATAGGAAGTCCTTGTGA
- the LOC114419416 gene encoding protein EXECUTER 1, chloroplastic-like, which yields MASSSISAPTLTFPTQKLAVPFPAPRTPSLLPFPLQSPCRCLASASSDDRSGGGAKRGWESVLHHFSEVAKRVDSFWKSLGNADDDRGRGGGGDEDWDWDRWRRHFEEIDEQERLLSTLKSQLSRAVYLEDYEDAARLKVAFAAAANNDSVGRVMSYLNRAIKEERYGDAAFLRDKAGTGLVGWWAGISEGVNDPHSLIIRITPEHGRYVARSYSPRQLATSAAGIPLFEFFLTMDKKGEFKSQAVYLRRRGAFHGPPTNSSKTLDGAGRLSSVESTEDKSELYVVSTEDPENDDDRNDGSDPAEGMPGFQNVLKDMIPGVKVKVFKVITPDKVDKDISNVIEQIIEDEDEDEDGNEDEDEDEDEDEDEDEEEDEDEDEDEDEGKENDTESLELEDIKSETDQEGDDEIEVNAGLGTFESEDQNEFAVKIAIGGLVQKLSGNLSSRDLLRVPAKLEMKGRGSFSFTVEKEVNQQVGLDKGNSSSDKSTKFQGRRRVDHVIFDLAKFIGRGKIPSKVLKEVGELINLTLSQAQSHHQLSGSTIFNRIEIPTSFDPLNGLYIGAHGLYSSEVIHLRRRFGQWQEDNGAKEPSNLEFYEYVEALKLTGDPYVPAGQVAFRAKIGKRYQLPHKGIIPEEFGVIARYKGEGRLAEPGFQNPRWVDGELVILDGKHLKAGPVVGFVYWAPEYHFLVFFNRLRLQQ from the exons atggcttcttcttccatttCCGCTCCAACGCTCACCTTCCCGACGCAGAAGCTCGCCGTTCCGTTCCCGGCGCCGCGGACGCCCTCGCTCCTCCCGTTCCCGTTGCAATCCCCCTGCCGCTGCCTCGCCTCCGCCTCCTCCGACGACCGCAGTGGCGGCGGCGCCAAACGCGGCTGGGAGTCCGTGCTGCACCACTTCTCCGAGGTCGCGAAACGCGTCGATTCCTTCTGGAAGTCCCTCGGGAACGCCGACGACGATCGCGGccgcggcggcggcggcgatgAGGATTGGGATTGGGATCGCTGGCGCCGGCATTTCGAGGAAATCGACGAGCAAGAGCGCCTCCTCTCGACTCTCAAG TCTCAGTTAAGCCGTGCTGTGTATTTGGAGGATTATGAAGATGCTGCCAGGCTTAAGGTGGCGTTTGCAGCTGCAGCTAACAACGACAGTGTTGGAAGAGTGATGTCTTATCTCAAT AGAGCCATAAAAGAGGAGCGGTATGGTGATGCAGCTTTCTTAAGAGATAAAGCTGGCACTGGACTT GTGGGTTGGTGGGCTGGTATTTCAGAAGGTGTTAATGATCCACATAGTCTAATTATTCGCATAACTCCTGAGCATGGAAGATATGTGGCAAGGAGTTACAGTCCAAG GCAACTTGCAACATCTGCGGCTGGCATTcctctttttgaattttttcttaCAATGGATAAAAAAGGTGAATTCAAGTCACAG GCTGTGTACTTAAGGCGAAGAGGGGCCTTCCATGGGCCCCCAACAAACTCCTCTAAAACATTGGATGGTGCTGGGAGACTGAGTTCAGTGGAGTCTACTGAAGACAAAAGTGAGCTGTATGTTGTGAGTACTGAAGATCCAGAAAATGATGACGATAGGAATGATGGCTCTGATCCAGCTGAGGGAATGCCTGGATTTCAGAATGTCTTGAAAGATATGATTCCGGGGGTAAAGGTGAAGGTTTTCAAGGTGATAACTCCAGACAAAGTAGACAAGGATATATCTAATGTGATTGAGCAGATAATTGAGGATGAAGACGAAGACGAAGATGGCAACGAAGACGAAGACGAAGACGAAGACGAAGACGAAGACGAAGATGAAGAGGAAGacgaagatgaagatgaagacgaAGATGAAGGGAAGGAAAATGATACAGAAAGTCTAGAACTGGAAGACATTAAGTCTGAGACTGACCAGGAGGGAGATGATGAGATTGAAGTAAATGCTGGTCTGGGAACTTTTGAAAGTGAAGACCAGAATGAGTTTGCCGTCAAGATTGCCATTGGTGGTCTTGTTCAGAAACTTTCCGGTAATCTATCCTCTAGAGATTTGCTTCGAGTTCCTGCTAAGCTGGAGATGAAGGGGCGTGGTTCATTTTCCTTTACTGTTGAAAAAGAAGTCAATCAGCAGGTTGGTCTTGACAAAGGAAACTCTTCATCTGATAAATCAACTAAGTTTCAAGGTCGACGCAGAGTTGATCATGTTATTTTTGACCTTGCAAAATTCATTGGCAGGGGAAAGATACCCTCAAAG GTTCTGAAAGAAGTGGGAGAATTGATAAATCTCACTCTAAGCCAGGCTCAGAGCCATCACCAGTTATCTGGCTCAACAATTTTTAATCGCATCGAAATACCAACTTCATTTGATCCTTTAAATG GTCTATACATTGGTGCGCATGGGCTTTACTCCTCTGAAGTTATTCATCTAAGACGTAGATTTGGTCAGTGGCAAGAGGACAATGGGGCCAAGGAGCCTTCAAATCTTGAGTTTTATGAGTATGTAGAGGCTTTGAAGCTAACAGGGGATCCTTATGTACCAGCTGGTCAG GTGGCATTTCGTGCAAAAATTGGAAAGAGGTATCAATTGCCTCATAAAGGGATAATACCTGAAGAGTTTGGCGTG ATTGCTCGCTATAAAGGTGAAGGGAGGTTGGCTGAGCCAGGGTTTCAGAATCCCCGATGGGTTGATGGTGAACTTGTGATTCTTGATGGGAAG CATCTAAAAGCAGGGCCGGTTGTTGGATTTGTGTATTGGGCCCCTGAGTATCATTTTTTGGTCTTCTTCAATCGGCTTAGGCTTCAACAGTAG
- the LOC114419417 gene encoding fructose-1,6-bisphosphatase, chloroplastic-like isoform X2, giving the protein MQAAATTPLYQLVSFKPKLQTFPSKSQLCPLGTPFCRLGMASVSGFRLRPLRAVGGSSSSSASGDDGFVTLIEYVAKEGMNVKDDLVVLLDHIQYACKRIAALVASPFNYSLGKQTGHGSVGSDRDAPKPLDIVSNEIILSSLRKSRKVAVMASEENDAPTWISDDGPYVVVTDPLDGSRNIDASIPTGTIFGIYKRLEELDNLPTEEKAMLNSLQSGSKLIAAAYVLYSSATILCITFGSGTQAFTLDHSTGDFILTNPSIKIPPRALLCGQGKFIQ; this is encoded by the exons ATGCAGGCAGCAGCAACAACACCACTCTATCAACTCGTGAGCTTCAAGCCAAAGCTTCAAACTTTCCCTTCAAAATCTCAACTTTGCCCCTTAGGGACCCCTTTCTGCAGACTAGGAATGGCTTCTGTTTCTGGGTTTAGGTTGAGACCCCTGAGGGCTGTGGGTGgttcttcatcatcttctgcaTCAGGTGATGATGGATTTGTCACACTGATAGAGTATGTGGCGAAGGAAGGAATGAATGTGAAAGATGATTTGGTGGTGTTGCTTGATCACATTCAGTATGCTTGCAAGAGAATTGCAGCACTTGTGGCTTCTCCTTTCAATTACAGCCTTGGCAAACAAACTGGTCATGGTTCTGTTGGTTCTGATAGGGATGCCCCAAAGCCTCTTGATATTGTCTCg AATGAAATTATCTTGTCATCACTCCGAAAATCCAGAAAAGTTGCTGTCATGGCTTCAGAAGAAAATGATGCGCCAACTTGGATAAGTGACGATGGTCCTTACGTGGTTGTAACAGATCCCCTAGATGGTTCTCGAAATATTGATGCATCCATTCCAACAGGCACAATTTTTGGTATTTATAAGCGCCTTGAGGAACTTGATAATCTACCCACAGAGGAGAAGGCTATGCTAAATTCACTCCAGAGTGGAAGTAAGCTGATTGCTGCCGCGTATGTTCTCTATTCTTCTGCAACTATACTCTGCATCACCTTTGGTTCTGGAACACAGGCATTCACTCTTGATCATTCAACAGGAGACTTTATTCTCACAAATCCAAGCATCAAAATTCCTCCCCGTG CTCTCTTGTGTGGTCAGGGCAAATTTATTCAGTAA
- the LOC114419417 gene encoding fructose-1,6-bisphosphatase, chloroplastic-like isoform X1, whose product MQAAATTPLYQLVSFKPKLQTFPSKSQLCPLGTPFCRLGMASVSGFRLRPLRAVGGSSSSSASGDDGFVTLIEYVAKEGMNVKDDLVVLLDHIQYACKRIAALVASPFNYSLGKQTGHGSVGSDRDAPKPLDIVSNEIILSSLRKSRKVAVMASEENDAPTWISDDGPYVVVTDPLDGSRNIDASIPTGTIFGIYKRLEELDNLPTEEKAMLNSLQSGSKLIAAAYVLYSSATILCITFGSGTQAFTLDHSTGDFILTNPSIKIPPRGQIYSVNDARYFDWPEGLRQYIDTVRQGKGRYPKKYSARYICSLVADLHRTLLYGGVTMNPRDHLRLVYEANPLSFIVEQAGGRGSDGKNRILSLQPVKLHQRLPLFLGSLEDMEELESYGDIQQKVNPGYEV is encoded by the exons ATGCAGGCAGCAGCAACAACACCACTCTATCAACTCGTGAGCTTCAAGCCAAAGCTTCAAACTTTCCCTTCAAAATCTCAACTTTGCCCCTTAGGGACCCCTTTCTGCAGACTAGGAATGGCTTCTGTTTCTGGGTTTAGGTTGAGACCCCTGAGGGCTGTGGGTGgttcttcatcatcttctgcaTCAGGTGATGATGGATTTGTCACACTGATAGAGTATGTGGCGAAGGAAGGAATGAATGTGAAAGATGATTTGGTGGTGTTGCTTGATCACATTCAGTATGCTTGCAAGAGAATTGCAGCACTTGTGGCTTCTCCTTTCAATTACAGCCTTGGCAAACAAACTGGTCATGGTTCTGTTGGTTCTGATAGGGATGCCCCAAAGCCTCTTGATATTGTCTCg AATGAAATTATCTTGTCATCACTCCGAAAATCCAGAAAAGTTGCTGTCATGGCTTCAGAAGAAAATGATGCGCCAACTTGGATAAGTGACGATGGTCCTTACGTGGTTGTAACAGATCCCCTAGATGGTTCTCGAAATATTGATGCATCCATTCCAACAGGCACAATTTTTGGTATTTATAAGCGCCTTGAGGAACTTGATAATCTACCCACAGAGGAGAAGGCTATGCTAAATTCACTCCAGAGTGGAAGTAAGCTGATTGCTGCCGCGTATGTTCTCTATTCTTCTGCAACTATACTCTGCATCACCTTTGGTTCTGGAACACAGGCATTCACTCTTGATCATTCAACAGGAGACTTTATTCTCACAAATCCAAGCATCAAAATTCCTCCCCGTG GGCAAATTTATTCAGTAAATGATGCGCGGTATTTTGACTGGCCGGAAGGTTTAAGGCAATATATAGACACTGTTAGACAAGGAAAAGGTAGATACCCCAAGAAGTACTCTGCCAGGTATATATGTTCCCTGGTGGCTGATCTCCACAGAACTTTGCTGTATGGAGGTGTGACAATGAATCCAAGGGACCATCTTCGTCTTGTTTACGAAGCAAACCCTCTTAGTTTCATTGTAGAGCAGGCTGGTGGGAGAGGGTCTGATGGCAAAAATAGGATTCTTTCCCTTCAACCAGTTAAACTTCACCAAAGACTTCCTCTCTTTTTGGGAAGCTTGGAAGACATGGAAGAGTTAGAAAGTTATGGGGATATCCAACAAAAAGTTAATCCTGGTTATGAGGTTTGA